The genomic window TGCATGTGATGgaggagggcagtgggggggtgcagtgaagtAGGACCCTCCCAGATCACCTGGCAATAATCCCTGCCATTGATCACCCAGAGTGCCCATGCCGGTGCACCCGGCGCCGAAGGAGGCGGAGGAGATGGAGGGGGATGGGGACTCGGCACCTGAGCTGAATGGCGAAGAGGAGGAGAGCGAGGAGGAGCATAGTGCCAGCCCCTCTGAATCAGAGGAAGAAAGCTCAGGTactggggtgtggaaggggatatGGGGAGGGGCTTGGCACTTCATCACAGAGCGGTACTTGGGGGTGGCCCTGCTTCCTGGGTAAGAGCCATGGCCCAGCCAAGTTGGTGTCCTctccccagactcctgggttctgttcccagctctggaaggagagtggggtctagtgggctaTAGGGAGACGGGCCTATgaaccagggctcctgggttctatttacCCCAAGCTGTGTGTGTGCCCCTGGGTGAGTGTCCTGACTCTGTGTGCTTCAGTTCCGTGGGTGGTCTGTGTGTGGCACTATGCCCATGGGTGAGCATGGGCTGGAAGGTACATGTGCTGTGCCCTACAGAGATGGACGAGGAGGACTGTGAGCGGCGCCGCAGCGAGTGCCTGGATGAGATGTGTGACCTGGAGAAGCAGTTCTCTGAGCTCAAGGAAAAGTGAGTCCCTTGTTGGCTTCCCCACCCTTGACGTGCCTTTATCTCAGTGCCAGACGAGGGATCCTGGAATAAactgcccctgcaccccactccagAGATGGCTGCCTCAGTTCTGGCTGACATGGTGGGCTGGATGGTGCTGGACAGGCCTATGCTGTGCTGGGTGGGGTGGGCAGAGCAGGACCATGATGGGCAGGACTGGGTGGAGTGGACAGGGCTGTGCTCAGTCTCTGCTGGTGCACCCTTCAGGCTATTCAAGGAGCGGCTGAACCAGGTGAAGGCCAAGCTGGAGGATGTGGCGTCGGGGCGGGCGGTTGAGTACCTCGACCCCCTGGGTGTCCTGCAGAACAACATGAAGATCCGCATCGAGGTGGCTGGTgagctcctggccctgcccaTGTGTTCACTGTATTCCCTGCTGCCCCACAGGGGACTGGTCGCACCACTAAGGAGTtggggtgccagggctcagtACCAGGGCATGGGGAGAGGGTGGCTGTGTCCCCTGGGCTGTCCTCGTCCAGGCAGGCCTCAGAGGGCAGTGACCAGCTCTAAGGGAGCAGCAAGGGTTGAAGGCTCAGAAGCTGGGGGCAGTTGGGCTTGGAGCGGAAATGACAGGGCCCAGATCCAGTATGCCCAgaggttgggggagggaagggctcaggagaggggaggatgggtggcaggtgggggagcctgtggaggaggaagcaggggagagggggttcaGGAGAAGCATGTGGGGGACTCAGGCCTGGTGGGATGGGAATTCAGAGGAGGGTGCTGGCAGGcaggccctgggagggggctcaggggtagAGATTCAGGCAGGTGGGGGCAAGGCCCACCtgtgggaggaaggggtgggcCCAGAGGGCAGGAATTTCACTGGGTCGTGGGAGTGATGGCATGAGGCTGGCGGGACCCAGACTGGTGGTGGTAGGAGGGCAGGGACTTGGACCTGGAGCCTCCTGGGAAGCTTGGAGTTAGCCAAGGTGGGCATCTTGCAGGGCTGTGGCTGGACATGGAGGCAGAGGGGCTGGTGGGTGGGCAGGGGTCACTGGTCCCCCCTCTTGCAGGCATCTACAAGGGGCTGTGCCTGGAGGTGGTCAGGAACAAGCACGAGTGTGAGCTGCAGGGAGCACGCCAGCACCTGGAGGTGAGGGCCCCCATGACCCCCCTCTACTCCTACCAGCCCCCCCAATCCCACTGCTGTGGTCCCCTGCAGGCCCCCATCTACCCTTCCCCAGTCCACGGGgctccctgccagagccccctGATCTTGCCCCTGAGGTGCCCCATGGACTGCCCTGCTGCCACAGACCCTCCATCCATGTCCCACATCCAGATGCCGCATTCTGTCTGAGCCCTGTGGCTGACTTCTGCACCCCCAGCATTCCCAGGGAGCACCTGTGGGTGACACCAGCTACTGCAGGGGGGCCAGGAATGGGACCAAACGAGCCAGGTGGGAGCCCACAACGTGGGGATGAGATCGGGTCTGGCTGCACCTCCAGGGCCTCCCTAGTGTTCTCTGTGCTAAGGGGGTGGGCCCATCCTGGCTGCACCCCCCAACTCCGTCCTGTCCACACAGAGTGAGAAGCTGCTGCTCTACGACAACATGCAAAGCGAGCTGCTGGAGCGAATCCAGCGCCTGGAGGATGATCGGCAGAGCATCGACATCACCTCAGGTCAGTGAGCCCCGGGGCCTCCCCTaactcctccccccactgccgttctccacatctctctgcctcctggcCATCCAGGGTGCCTCTAACCTGCTTTCACTTCAGTGTGCTCCCACAATCATCCCCAGCTTGATGTCCCCTGCCACACTGCTTCTGCCCCCCATAgggtccctccccccagtcctCAGTGTCACACACCCCTGCATCCCCATTACAAAGGCAGCCCTGTCCAAGGTCCCTGCAGCCCATAGATCAGACCAACGGGTCCATCCTGCCCAGTATCCTAGTGTTGTTCTCGCTTTCTAGCTGTTCCTTTGTTCCATGTGTGAGGTGAATTTGCTGGGTCTCAGCCCAGTCCCCAGGATCACTGCCCCCTCACTCCTGGCACAAAACACTCCCCTCATCCCTGTCCCCAGAGGGCACTAATGTCCCCTGCACTGGCAGCCCCAGTGGAGAGAGAGGACTGAGTCCCCTTTGCCCCCCAGAGGCATCCCTGTGgtgtggagggggggagagagcagGCTGTTGCCAAgcagacccctcccccagcctggtggGAGGGACTGTCCTCTCTGACCGTTGTCCTCTCCTCCTGGGTTAGAGTGGTGGGACGACAAGCTGCGCCCCAAAAACAGCCTCAAGAAGTGGGATCCCTTCCGGCCCGCCAAGAGGAAGAAAGCGCCACTTGTGTCTGATATCCTTACGCTGGTATCGCCTCCCTCTgcggggcatggggcagggaccatgctggggtccccccccacacacactctgctaGTATCCCCCCACTGGCCATGCTGGTATCTCCTCCCCCAGAACAGACCCATCCCGCCAGACGTCCCATCAGCCCTGGCCCCGACCCTTCCAGTCCCAGTAGTGATGTTGGGGAAAGGAAGGGCTGGGATGTctggcccggggctcccctcTCTGTGGTGCCCTGTGGCAGGGAGTGCTGTTGGCTCCTGCCTGGCTGGCTGCTACTGTTCCTGCCGCCCATCCtgatgctgccccctccccaagttgGTGTGGGAGGGAATGGGGCTAAATGATCACCATGGCTGCGTATGGCTACATGCCCTTAACGTGCCCCTCACGCCCCTACATCGTCTACATGCTGCGGGACATCGACATCCTGGAAGACTGGACGGCCATCAAAAAGGTGAGGCTGACCcacaggacacctgggtcccttAATAACCCCCATTCCCTCGCACACCACTGGCCACCCCCGCAATGCCTGAGTCCCTGAAACCCATCCCCCTCCGCCCATCCTTCAGCGACACTGCAGGACCTCTGAGTCCCTTAATAACCCCCACTGCCTCACATACCCCTGGCCACCCCACACAATGCTTGGGTCCCTTAAGCCCCTCCCACAAACACATGTCCCCTGGCTGTCCCACAGGCTGCCTGGGTCCCTTAATAACCACTCTTCCTACACACTTTTAGTTGTTCTGCACAATAATAAtcccccttcctagctctgccgtTTGGGATCAAACATATGGAAATGAgattattttcatatatattcttAATATGCCCTTTAAAAAGTCACCAGTTGCATAGctgggccaggagctgggagccaggattcctgggatcTGTCCATGGCTCTGGGAGTAGAGTGGGGGGGTCTAGTGGGCTAGAGTGAtggggagggtggggctgggaaccaAGACTCtttggttctatccccagctctgggcggAGAGTgggggctgagagtcaggactccctGGTTCTGTTCACTGATGCTGAGTGAGTCCcttaccctgtgcctcagtttccccatctgtctcaCAGGCTAATGCTGCCATCCTTCCTGGGGGATCAGCATGGGTGGGGTCTGCATAGCTCTGTGAGCAGCAGAGGGGGTGGAGCGCGCTTCCTGTGTAAGCCCCTTTAATTGTCGTCTCTCCCTACAGGCTAAAGCAGCCGTGTCGCCCCAGAAGAGAAAATCAGATGGTAAGAGCTGGGGAAGGGATAAGATATGGGGCATTTCCTCTCTAGGGGCACCAGCTCCAGtcgggccccagggcagggaagtGGCTGGCTAGGTGTTCAGgaagtggggtgcagggtcttTCCATCTAAGGGCGCTGGCTCTGACCTGGGTGCTGGCTCTGACCTGGGCCCCCCTGAATCCCAGTCggtcccctcctgccccttcatggctCCTTGCCTGCCATCTTGCTGCTCACCACCACCCTGCACAGATCCCCCTTGccaactctggtctcccccactgcctcagccAGGACATTAGCTAACCTGGCCCTGCAGCTGCCAGTAGGGCCCATCCTCAGGGCAGGTCCCACTCCCCAGTATGTGGGGCTGTGCCTGCCCCCCTAGCATTGACCACCTCCTTCCGCCCAGTGCTGGTGAAGGTGGAGAAGCCGGGGGCCCAGTTCTCAGCCCGCTGCGAGGACGGGCGGCTGCATTACGAGGGTGAGATCTACAGCAAAGGGCAGAGCGTCATCCTGGAGGTCGGGGACGAGGCGCCCGCGCAGTGAGTggccagggactggctggctggagggaatggggcacggggccttTTCCCTCGAGGAGGCGctagctctgatccagccccaaggtgggggactggctggctcgggggcagggaatgggatagCGGGTTGTTCTCTCTATGGGGGGTGCTGGCTCCGATCCAGCCCCAAGgcgggggactggctggcttggggggcaaGGGATGGCATAGGGGGCCATTCTTTCTATGGGGGTGCTGGCtcggggcagggaatgggatagCAGGCTGTTCTCTCTATGGGGGGTGCTGGCTCCGATCCAGCCCCAAGGCAGGaaactggctggctcggggggcagggaatgggatagGGGGCTGTTCTCTCTATGgcggggggctggctcagggggcagggaatgggatagGGGGCCGTTCTCTCTATGGAGGGGGCTGGCTCAGAGGGCATGAAGTGGGATTAGGGGGCTGTTCTCTCTACAAGGGGTGCTGGCTCCAATCCAGCCCCAAGGCGGGggattggctggctcaggggcaggGAATGTGGTAGGGGGCCATTTTCTCTAGGGTGGTGCTGGGtccaatccagccccagggcagagggtctggctggctcagggggcagggtATGGGATACAGGGCCTTTCCCCGTAGGGAGTGCTGGCTCCAATCCAGTcccagggcagggcggggggacTGACTGTGCCCTCTGCTTTCCGCCGCAGGGCAGTGATCACGGCTGTCAGCACTGGGGAGGTCTGGCTGCGCCGGGAGGATGGCACCAAGACCAAAATCTACGTCTCGCAGCTGCAGAAGGGCAAGTACTCGGTGCGCAAGGCCTGAGCGGGCCCTCTCGTGGCTCAGCCCTGCGGCTTGGCACAGGCCTCCTCCTGGAAACCAACGGCCCACGGACCCTCCCCGGCACACCGAGTGGCTGGACTTGCTCTCCCCTTGCACTAGGACTCAGATGGAGAGGACGCTGGGGCCCTGCCCGGCGGGGTGTTCCCATGGCCAGCGCTCCCGCCTCAGATCCCTGCAGACAGGCCAGCACGAGGCTTCACCGCTCGCTTCCCTCGCTAGGACTCTGGTATTTGTAGCAATCTTGGGGGGCTGGCACGTAAACCCCGGTGCCTGGGGCCATTGTGCCCCCCCAGGGAAATAGGGGTGCTGGTtcctggggcttcagcaggaaaagccctgggccTTGGCCAGCCCCCTGGAAGCGTTCACATCAAAAACCAAGTGAAACATACAAAATCTTGGCCCTTTGATTCATTTCAGTGTATGCTGGGGAATGGGGAGTGAGACATGGGGCTTTTCTCTTCTAGGGAACGCCAGCTTCGTTCCGGCTCAAGGGTGGGATGGAGATGGGGGGTGAGAGGGGTGTCCCCTTGCTGGGGCACAGAGGGTTCCCAGCTCTAAGCCTCCTCCAAGCTGTGTGCGCCGTCCCTTGTCTCTGAGCCCCGCCAGAACAGCTGGCCACAACCCCTTTGGGGGGGGTCACTGCAGCATCAGGGCACCCCCTAACTCCAACCAGCTCTGATTCTGGGACACACACCCTGGCTTCTTTCCCTCAAGTGGCAGCACCTttgtgacaccccctcccccacaactctCCCAGCCTGCACTGTTGCCCCTTCTCCAGCTTTCCTTCCCCTCGGGAAAGAcaggccctccccccccccccccgcaggcccTGGCCAGACCATACTGCTGGGATCTGCTCATGTGGCTGACAGCCTGGGGGCCTGATGTCTGGGCCGTGCCCATTCTCCAACGCCTCTCCCAGCACACCAAGAAGCGCAGCTGCCTGCACCCCTCCATCTCTCCTCAGCAGAGCAAGGGGGAAGATGAACGGGggatcccttcccttcccttctgcatGAGCCCAGCCAGAGCTGCACCCCAACTTCACAGGCTCTGGAGAGACTACAAGGGCCTTAGGGTGAGTGGGCGGATCTATCACAAACCTGGGAATCTCACCCCAGTCTCCTTGGTTCTGCCCTGTAGTGGACTTTCAAACCCTCCTGCCAACTGCCCACAGCGGGTCTGTACTAGCCCCTCCCCACATCGGGGCTTTAGCCTGCCACCCCAGAGTTGTGCAGAGAACTGATCTGGATTGCAACACCCCACTACCCTCCCCATGGCTCAGCTCTCTTCTCTACATGCCCAGCTGATTGGggtctgggatccaggactcctgggttctatcctcagtTTTGGAAGGACTGTGGGGTCCAttggcttggggaggggggttctggctggaagccaggacccCTAGGTTCTCTTCACAGTTGGCTGTCTGACTGTGGCAGAGTCTCCTTccctgtttgtgcctcagttttcctcccTGTATTGAAAGCCTCCCTGATGTCAGGGTGAGGGGATAGGGCATCTGGGCAGGCTcttgggtgggggctggggacagATATACAACCCAGGATAAAGCAAGTCCCTGGGGGATGGTGCCCAGGACCCTTGGTGTCTGGGGATGGCTAGGCAGCTGCCAGGTTTGGCTGGCGGCCCAGACATGCTCAGAGCCCAGTGCATCTGAGTGCAACGTGAGAGTGAAGGGAATAATGAATTAATAACAACGCTGCAGGCAGCGAAGGGGTAGTGGGAAGGGGGCACTGCCAGGTAAGGGCTTGCGGTGGGGGGCATTgggatggggcactgggggagtgggaggggggcacTGGGGACTCCCACAGGCCGAGCCGTGATGTCAGCTCCGTTCACATCAAAACTTCactcctgggagggagggagcagcccAGCAGCTATTTATAGCTCAGGATCTGGGAGTAGGGGGGCTGAGATGGAGggtgggatctgggagggagctgagatcggggaggggagctgggatcTGGTTTGGTTCTGCTGGATTTTCCATTTCTTGCTAATTCCCCCCCTCCATTTCCCTGTGATTATACACACGTAATTACACACCTGGCCTGCAGCCCTGAGATTGACCTTTCTCTCCCATCTGGAAGAGGAATAGGGTCtctagtgcttagagcagggtGCTGGGTGCCAGGCCTCCTGGGTTCTAGGCCTGGCTCTGGGAAGAGAGGGGTCTAGTGAGTGAGAGCAGGGGGCTAGGAgctaggacgcctgggttctattcttagcTCAGGGATAGGGGTCTAGTGGGGTAGAGCAGAGGGACTGAGAACCACTCCTCCTGGGATCTATCCGCATCTCGCTTGAGCAGCACccttctccgtgcctcagtttacccctgTACAAAATGGGCAAGCTCGGAGGCTGGTGTCTGTCCCCCTCGGTTCCCCCTGCCCCGGGGGCTGGGTTGCTGGCTGATTAGATCTGCGCCCCCGCATGGGCTGTGCCAGCCCCGAGAGCCTTGCCTTGGAAACGTGACTGCGCCGCGGCGGGGAGCCCGTCtgtccctgcctggggctggctCAGCCCGGCCCAGCCCTGTGCCAGGG from Gopherus flavomarginatus isolate rGopFla2 chromosome 6, rGopFla2.mat.asm, whole genome shotgun sequence includes these protein-coding regions:
- the BRMS1 gene encoding breast cancer metastasis-suppressor 1 — encoded protein: MLWQCHDWCSGNAAMVLHQVLMTLSRSQQVPWYHGNNPTGCHGDVSQAGAIATTRLGAMATPVQGIPLSPTLGECRSPHVRLCASCCHGNMPHPPLAHKAQRSGQQGTIEATALWLTGLPDWLSEDGAGPVVVELPGTEKRSAYGREAAGLGSPRVPMPVHPAPKEAEEMEGDGDSAPELNGEEEESEEEHSASPSESEEESSEMDEEDCERRRSECLDEMCDLEKQFSELKEKLFKERLNQVKAKLEDVASGRAVEYLDPLGVLQNNMKIRIEVAGIYKGLCLEVVRNKHECELQGARQHLESEKLLLYDNMQSELLERIQRLEDDRQSIDITSEWWDDKLRPKNSLKKWDPFRPAKRKKAPLVSGPYIVYMLRDIDILEDWTAIKKAKAAVSPQKRKSDVLVKVEKPGAQFSARCEDGRLHYEGEIYSKGQSVILEVGDEAPAQAVITAVSTGEVWLRREDGTKTKIYVSQLQKGKYSVRKA